In the Desulfosporosinus acidiphilus SJ4 genome, AATGATTTAACCCTGTCTGATTTGGCAACGCTTGTGGATGCTTTTTATATTGGAGGAACAAAGAACGGAGCGCTTATGGGAGAGGCTCTCGTGATTTGTCGTGATTCTCTCAAGGAAGACTTTCGGTTTCATATGAAGCAGAAAGGGGCGATGCTGGCCAAAGGTAAGATCTTGGGAATTCAGTTTTTTGAGCTTTTTAAAGATGATTTATACTTTGAGATGGCCAGACATGCTAATGGGATGGCTGATTTGCTCAGGGATGAACTAACTAAAGCTGGTTTTAAGTTTTTGGTTCATTCACCATCAAATCAGATTTTTCCCATCCTGCCCGATCAAATAATATCTGATCTTCTGAAGAAATATGCGTTTTATGAATGGACAAAGGTCGATGCGAACCACTCGGCCGTTCGACTTGTCACTTCTTGGGCGACAAAAGAGGATGAAGTGCTGGCTTTTATTGAAGACTTAAAGTGTCTGCTCTAAAAATGACTTGGTCGGAAGAAGTAAACGAGTTATTCAAAGGAATGAAGACTATGAAAGAAGTAAGTGCTGCAATTATCTTAAAGGATCGTAAAGTTCTAATCGCCCAACGGGCTCCGGGTGAGAATTTAGAAGGCAAATGGGAATTTCCCGGGGGGAAAATTGAACCGGGAGAAACTGCTGAAGAATGTTTGATACGAGAAATACGGGAGGAATTTGACGTTGATGTTGACGTCCTTGGCTTTTTTGGAGAAAGTATTTATGATTATCCTAACGGAACTATTAAATTGCTTGCTTATACTTGCCGGTGGCTTTCGGGTGTTTTCACCCTCAAAGTCCATAGCCTGATTGAATGGGTTGATCCCGAAGAATTAGATAACTTTGATATTGCTCCGGCAGATATCCCCTTGGCAGAAAGACTGAAATCAAGGGTCAAAGTATTATAACTAAAAGAGGCCGTTGCTTTACGACATAGTTCGTTAGCTGCGGCCTCTTCTTACTTAAACTGACAACAATCGTCTTACGATTGTTTATACTGGGGTTCCTGTTGCTGGATGTATTGCTCTCTGCCTTTTAAAACGTCAAGGGCTGAATCAAAGGTTTGGGCGAGTTGCTCAAAGGTTTTTTTGGCTTGTTGATCTTGTGTTTCTAAAGCGAATGTTTTCATAGTAGCCGCTGCGCTTTGGACAGTGGCAATCGCTTGTGTCATTTGTGTTCCAACCGTCATCTTTCAATCACCTCCTTTAAATATTTGCGGCAAGGGGTGAGACTTCAAACCCGTTTATCCTTTAGGTCTGAAAATAAGCGCTCCTAAGAATCCGAAGATGATAGCTGCTGATATTCCGGCACTTGTCACTTCGAAGATGCCTGTAAGAACTCCGATGGGCCCATCGCTTGAATATTCCTTCAAAGCTCCTTTAACTAGGGAGTTGCCAAAACTGCTGATGGGGATAGAAGCCCCGGCCCCGGCAAATTTAATAAGGGGGTCGTATAGACCAAGTCCCCCGAGTACCGCCCCTACAACAACTAAGGCACATGTGGTATGGGCAGGAGTGAGTTTAAGCCCATCTAAGATAAGCTGCCCAATAACACAAATGCCGCCCCCAATCAAAAAAGCCCAGAGAAATTTTTCCATTATACCGCGCTCCTTATAGTTCAATACTTACAGCATGAGCAACACAGGGAATGCTTTCCTTTTGCTGAAAGGACATGGGTGATAAAAGGGCTCCCGTGGCGACTACTAAGATTTTACTTAATTCACCCTTTCGCATTCGGTTCAGGAAATGGCCGAAGGTTGTTGTCGCTGCACAGGCACAGCCGCTTCCGCCTGCCAGTACAACGGGCTGATCCTCTTTGTATATTAAGATACCGCAGTCCGTGAAAATCTCCTTCGGTATCTCTAGACCGTGTTTGACTAATAAGTCGCCGGCAATTCTATGCCCGACTCTTCCCAAATCACCGGTAGCTATGAGATCGTAGTATGATGGGTCCCGCCTTAAGTCTCGAAAGTGTGCTTCAATGGTATCCACTGCTGCCGGAGCCATTGCTGCCCCCATATTAAAAGGGTCGGATAGCCCCATATCAATAACTCTGCCAATCGTTGCAGAAGTTACTCTTGGTCCTTCTCCTTGGTCGGAGACTAAGGCTGCTCCTGAGCCGGTGACGGTCCACTGAGCTGTAGGCGGCTTTTGGGCCCCATACTCTGTTGGGTAACGATATTGCTTTTCGGAGGCGGCATTATGACTTGAAGTGCAAACAAGAACATTCTTGGCAAATTTACTATCGATTAGCTGGGAAGCTAAGGCCAAACCTTCCATCGACGTAGAGCAAGCCCCGTAAAGGCCGAGGAAAGGAACGCCAAGGGTACGAGCGGCGAAACTGCTGGGCACTGTTTGGTTGATTAAATCTCCGCTTAATAAAAATTGGACATCTTCTTTTTTTAGAGAAGCTTTTTTTATGGCTAATTCTGAGGCCTGCTCCTGCAGCTTTCGCTCCGCCTTTTCAAAGCTGTCCTGCCCCAGCCAGATATCTTCGTGCAGAAGATCGAAATCTGCAGCCAATGCACCACGGGCTTCGCGAGGACCGCCCACTGCTGCCGAGGCGATAATGGCAGGTTTTGAATCGAAAAGCCATGACTGATGACCTTGCAACATTTACATCACACCCAATGCTCTTAACGTTATAACGACCAAGGACACGACGAAGGCAGAAAACACACCATAAACAATAACAGGACCGGCTAATTTAAACATATTACCGCCTACGCCGAGAACATAGCCTTCACTTCGATGCTCTATTGAAGCAGAGGCAATGGTATTGGCAAAACCTGTTACGGGAATTATGGTACCAGCTCCTGCCCACTGGGCAATGTGATCAAAAACTCCTAAACCGGTGAGGATGACAGTTATGATGATAATCACCGCCCCGGTGGGATTCCCGGCATTTTCCTGAGAAAAGTGATAATAAGACACAAAAAACATCTGTATTGCCTGAGCGATGACGCAAATCAGTCCTCCAACAAAAAAGGCCTTTATGCAGTTTAGGAAGATGGGTCGTTTAGGTTCTCTGTCTTGAGCGAATTTTTGGTATTCCTGTTGAGTGGGGGATAACTTTTTCTTCTTTTTATCGGACATGGTAACACCTCTTAATGTAGTAAGTAAGGACGTATTTTGTTCAGAAGGTGATCAAGTTTCTCTGAGTTACGGATATACATGCCTTTAGCACTCTTATTATTTGTTTGCAGGGAAAAAGTCATGAGATCTGCTTGAATTTTCTCCAAGTTGGCGTAAAGCAATTCCTTGACTTTTGGCTGAGGAATTTCCACGGCATCGTTGAAAAGATCCAGAAAAAGTTCACCTGAGGAATCAACCTGACAGAGAAACACATTCTCCAAAGCCACTCCCATTTTATCCAGTTCGGTTTTTAGCCATTCTGGGTTAAGTCCCAAGGAAGAAAGAGGTTCAACGAGGATGTTTCCGTCCATAATAACGGTTTGAGGTTCAGCTTGCGGTGCTACTTTTTGCCCAATATCATGGGCAGTCACCGGTTTTTTATCTGCTTTTAAGTAAACGTTGATCTCACCATTGGACTCCATAACGGCAAACTCAACATCAGGAAGATTAAAAATGTTCTTTGATCTAAGTTCAGCCAATAGATCCTCCCCAGTCATTCGGAGCTGAAGAAGATTTTCTTCCATGATTTTGCCATGTTTTATTAAAACAGTTTCCTTACCGTTAATAAATTGATGAATTACTTGGCTCTTAATCGCTAAATAATCGAGAGCCAGCGGCAGAATAACCCAAGTAAGCAAAACGACTAATCCTGAGCTTAAAGTAATAAGGTTTAGAGACATTAAGCTGACCACGACAGCTAAAATTACATAGCTCAAGAAATTGAAAGGTTTTACTCTGGTGATGTTTCGTTTTCCTATCAATCGTATCGCTAACCAGGCTATACAGAATAATGCGAGAGATTTTAAAATAGTATTAAGTGTTTCCTGCATATTATTTCCTGCCTTTGTTAATTGCCTTTGTATTGTGGTTCTTCGAATTCGAGTATTTTTAAGCGATCTTCCAGATCTTTAATAATGACATCGGTGATTTCCAGAGAATTGTTATAGACGGATTGAGCATGTTTATCTTTTGCCTGAATGGTATAAGTTCTCAATGTGCCTTGAACGCCTTTTAAGCTTGCCAGGGTTTGTTTTACTTGAGAAGCAACTGTCATAATTATCACCTCCCGCAAGTTATTATCTCTCGTCATTGCGTTTTAATGCTTTGAACAAACTGGAAAGTGAAGGCAGTTCTTTAATTCATTACAGACTCATACCCGAAGCAGAGAACGGGGACCACACTCACTTATTAAAGTGGTAGTCTTACGATTGGATGAACCATCCAAATATCTGGTAATGAATCTGGAAAATAACTGAAAGTATCGTATTTTAAAGGTTTATGAGAGTTTATGTCGAAGTGATAGATACAAAGAGAATTAATGTAACTAAGTCTAATTACTTAGATTCACAAGACTTCTAAAATACGGGGGTATAGAAGTGACAAAATTCCAGGCGTACCAGCTTATCGTCTCAGAGATTCAGCAGTTATTCAATGATGATGTTGCCGTTACACTCTTTGATACAGAGAAAATTGTTGCTTATTATCCAGGGAAGACAATTGATACCAAGGCTAGGATAGGGAATCCTCCCACACCGGGCTCGAATGTTTTAGAAGCTCTTACAAGTGGGAAGCGCGTTGTGCGGCGTATCCCTAAAGAACTTTTTGGGGTTCCTTTTGTCGGTATCGCCTTGCCCATTATGGAAGATTCCGAAATAGTCGGTTGTCTTGCCGTTGCCTGTTCCATCGAACTTTATGACAACTTGTTCTCCACGGGGAAGGAAATACTTGAAACAGTGGTTAAAATTTCTTCTTCGGCTCAAAACTTGTCAGGTGGCACAGAAGAACTTGCTGCAACGATACGGAGAATAGATAATGAGACGGAGCATGTAAGCACCGAAATGAACAGAACCAACGAATTGACGCAGCAAATCAAGAAGATTTCCAAACAGAGCAACATCTTAGGGCTTAATGCTGCTATTGAAGCTTCACGGGCAGGGGAACATGGGCGGGGATTTGCTATTGTATCGGAAGAGGTTAGGAGACTTGCTTCAGATACAGATGTATCTACAAAAGCAATTGACAATAATGTTCAAGTCGTTCAATCTTCCGTTCAGCTTCTCATTGACGCTATTAAACAGCTGACGGCGGTAACCGAAAATCATGCCGGTGAAGTGGCGGAGATTGCTCAAAGCCTGGAGAGAATCGAGAGAATGGCTAAAAGTCTGGTGGAAATGGGAAAAAAATAATCATTCGCTTATTGAGCATTAGAATAAAAAACAAGGCTGAGCACAACGCCTTGTTTTTTATTACTCCTTACACACATAACCCTGCGATTGGATTGGTCGAGTGCACTAGCCCCTAAATATCCAAGTCATCCGGGCTTTTGTCTTTTGTTGGGGTTAAGGTATCCCTGTCTTTCCTGCTGGAATCGGTAGAGGGACAGCTTTTAGAATTTTGAGCAGTGGTTTCATTATTAACGGTTTGGCGGGACGCTTTATTCCAATTTTGGCTCAATGTAGTTTCCTCCTTTAGAAAGTTTTGATTTGAAGATGATTTTAAGGTTTAACAAAAAGTACTTAAACCTTGCTATGAATAAAGTATGGTAGTTTCGTTTTGTAATTATGTAATAATCCGGCGGCAAACCATAAACAAGTTTTGCCGCCGGATTTGAATTCCTTAATTCAATTATTGGGGGAGACTATCTTTCATTTCCAGAGTTAAGGTTTGGATAGCACGTTTTTCAATCCTTGAGACATAGGAACGGGATATTCCGAGAATATCGGCAATTTCTTGCTGTGAATGCTCGTTTCCTTCCAACAGTCCAAATCTAAGATGAAGGACTTGTCGGTCAAGAGTAGGAAGTTTTTTAACATTTTCCAATAAGAGGCGCTGATCTTCTTCTTCGGCAATTTGTTCAGGTATGGGGGTGTTTTCAGCGGAAAGGCTTTCCAAAATACTCAATTCTCCATCATTATTATCCTGGCCGATGGGAGTATAGATAGACATTTCGCCCCGGCGTTTTTTGAGAATGCGGAAGTGCATTAGAATTTCGTTATTGATGCAGCGGGCAGCATAGGTGCTTAATTTAGCTCCTTTTGTAAGATTAAACGTGTTAATAGCTTTAACTAAGCCAACAATCCCGATGGAAAATAAATCTTCGGTTCTTTCTTCCGGCCCTTCATATTTTTTGACGACATGAGCGACTAGACGCAAATTATGCTCGATCAATTTATTTCGAGCAGTCTCAATACTTTTATGAAAAGCAGAGTCATTAAGAGAAGGGTTTGTACGATTTGTTTCTAATATTTGTAGGTAGCGTAATTCTTCTTCTTTATTAAGAGGGTGAGGAAATGAATTATTATTAATGTAAGAAACGAGTAGGCTGGCTCCTTTAAGGACAGAGAGGGCAAAACTCATGAGAAGGGCCTGTAGAAACATCGGTTTCACTCCTTTCACATCAGGTTATCATATGCTTAAGGAATGAATCCTGTGATTTTCTGTGTTACGAGCAGGACATCTAATGGCATGGCTGCCAGACCAAAAATATAAAAGCTCCTGCTGAGCAGGAGCTAGAATGTTTAGGGGTTAGTTAGGTCAAATTAAAGATAGTTAAGGTTTGTAATTTCTTGCATTCCAGGTTGAGGACTTCTGTAAGGGAGATATCTAAGGCATTAGCCAAGGCGGCTATGTAAAATAGTTGTTTGCCTAGTTCTGCTTCTATAATGTCTCTGCAATTATCGCAGAGTGTCCCTTCGAGCTGGCTGTCTAAGAGATCTTTTAAATCGGCAAGGCTTACATCGGGGGGGATTGACTTCTTGTGCGCATTCACTGAATGACAACCGCAATTTGTCACGGATTTTACAACGGCCCTGTTAACGCGTGCTGAAGTCTCTTGGCCTTTGGATAAGATATCCAAAATGCTTTGGTGTCGTATTAACAGAGATTTGACTATATTTTGGAATTGGTCAGTGAGTTGTTCCACCAGTATCCTCACTCCTTTCTGCCGTTTCTATTATACAGAGATGGTTAGGTCGTTGTCAATTTTCGGGAATTAAAGAGGAGGAAAAGGGAAATTGACAGGCCGAAGACTTGTATGATATAATTTTAAAATTTTGACCAGGACATTGTTACTTGTTATAATGATAAGAAGGGGGTGGCTGAATGTTTAATGTTGGTGATAAAGTTGTCTATCCTATGCACGGTGCAGGGATCATTGAATCCATTGAGGAACGGGAAGTTCTCGGTGAAAAAAGCCAATATTATGTCATGCATTTGCCTGTGGGAAATATGAAGTTATTTATACCTTTAAAAAATGTTGAAAACTTAGGTTTGCGGCAAGTAATTTCTCCGACCATGGTTAAAGACGTGTTAGAGGTATTAAAAACGAAAGATACGGCAAATACCCTAGCCTGGAATCGGCGCTATCGTGCCAATCTGGAAAAGATTAAAAGTGGTAATATTTTTGAAGTAGCCAACGTAGTGCGCAGTCTTGCTCAAAGGGAAAGCGAAAAAGGGCTTTCTACCGGAGAAAAGAAGATGTATGAAAATGCCTGCCAGATCTTGATCAGTGAGCTTGTTCTGACGGAAGGATCTGAAGAAGATGCAGTGAGACAATGGCTCTCTAAAGCCCTAGCTTAAGGATTATTTTTCCTTTGCTTGAAAATAAATGGAATGGACAGTATAATTGGAAAGAATTTTAGTCAAACTATGATAAAAGGAGGTGAAATGATGATTCGCAATCTGATTCGCGGTATCATCACCCTGTTATTCGGTGCCATAGGTTTTTATGTGGATTACTTACTATTGCGTCTCGATGTTTTACAATCATTTCGATGGAGTTTTTCTCCTGTCTGGACCTATGTTACGATGATTTTATTATTTGCTAGTTTAGGTTTTCTGGTAGCTCCTATGATTATTCGTTCTGTTCTTAAACTAATGCGTTGGATGGATTCCCGCCTAACCAAGGTTCCAACCCATGATCTGATGGGCGGGACTATCGGTGGAATTATCGGACTTATTATTTCAAGTTTATTTAGTAATTCATTTATTATTATTCCCTTTTTTGGCCCCCTGCTGGCAGTGCTTTTGAGCCTTTTTTTAGGCTATCTGGGCTTTACGATAGGGATGAAACGCAAAGAGGATGTTTTAGGTTTTCTTAACTTTATTCCCAAATTTCGTGATCGCGGAGATAAACAAAAAGAATCTAAGGTGGGTCAGGTTTCTGAGAACGGTGAGAGTAAAGAACAGCATCCCAACTATAAGATTCTTGATACCAGCGTGATTATTGACGGCAGAATCGCCGATATTGTCAAAACGGGGTTTATTGAGGGAACCTTGCTTATTCCCAGCTTTGTCTTAGAGGAGCTTCGCCATATCGCTGATTCTTCAGACCTATTGAAGCGAAATCGTGGGCGTCGGGGTTTGGATATCCTAAATCAGATTTCCAAAGAAACGGCCATTAACGTTCATATACATGAGCAAGATTTCGAAGATATCAACGAAGTTGACAGCAAACTGGTGCGTTTAGGTCAAGTGCTGGATTCTCCGCTCTTAACGAATGATTACAATTTAAATAAGGTGGCAGAACTTCAAGGCGTAAAGGTTCTAAATATCAACGAATTGGCGAATTCTCTTAAACCTATTGTTTTGCCGGGAGAAGAGATGTTGGTTCAAGTGATGAAAGAAGGGAAAGAACCCGGGCAAGGTGTGGCCTATCTGGATGATGGTACTATGATCGTTGTGGATACCGGCCGCCGCTATATGGGTCAAAATATCACTGTCTTGGTCACCAGTGTCCTCCAGACAGCCGCCGGCCGCATGATTTTCGCGAAACCTAAAAGTTCTTTGGAAAAAAAGTCGATGGGTCTTCGTCCGACGGATGAGGTGAATGCGATTGGCTAATTTAGGCATCGTTATACCTGCAGCCGGTCAAGGCAAACGGATGGGGGCCGGATGCAATAAACAATTTCTGCAGCTAAAGGGACAACCGATTTTAATACATGCAGTCAGAGTGTTTCAAATGTCCGACTACGTCTCAGAAATAGTGATTGTTGGGGCGGAGAATGATCTTGCTTTGATCAAAGAACTTGTGGATCACTATAAACTGGATAAGGTAGTCAGTGTTTGTCAAGGTGGTGCCCAACGTCAAGATTCCGTTCGGTCAGGGGTGCTAGCCCTCAGTCCCGCTATTCAAAGAGTAGTGGTTCATGATGGGGCTAGGCCCCTTTTGACGCTGAAAGACTTTCACCGCTTTCTCCAAGAGGCGGAAGGATTTTCGGCCGCCATCATGGGGATTCAGGTTAAGGACACTATTAAACAGGTTAATAATTCCGGAATAGTGACAGACACACTGCCAAGAGAACTTTTAAGGGCTGTCCAAACACCCCAGATTTTTGAACGCAATAAATTAGAAGAAGCACATATGCGTGCGGCTTCAGTAGGATACTATGGCACGGACGATGCATCTTTGCTAGAATGGATAGGGTACCCTGTTCAGATGATCGAAGGATCATTAGAAAATATCAAAGTCACAACGCCGGAAGATCTCTGGCTTTCGGAACGAATTTTAGCAATGCGTGAAAAATAGATTGGGGTGTTGAAAATCAGAGTTGGAATAGGGTATGATGTACATGCCTTGGTAGAGGGAAGACCTTTGATTCTTGGGGGAGTAGAAATCCCTTATGAAAGGGGATTGCTCGGACATTCCGATGCGGATGTGTTAATTCATGCGCTTATGGATGCACTGCTTGGGGCTTTGGCTCAAGGAGATATTGGAGCTCATTTTCCCGATCATGATCCCCGTTACGCCGGAATTTCCAGCCTTCTCTTATTGGAACAGGTTGCTCAACTGATAAAAGGCCAAGGATATTGTATTGGAAATATTGACACTATCATTGTGGCAGAGCGTCCGAAACTTGCTCCCTTTATCCTTCAGATGCGCTCAAATCTTGCCCGGGCTTTGGAGATCGAGATCGGTTGTGTGTCAGTAAAAGCAACAACTACGGAACATTTGGGCTTTGAAGGACGCAGTGAAGGTATTGGGGCTCAGGCTATTGTTGGGTTAGAAAAAGATAAGGCCTAGAAACAGAGTTAGAACATATTTAAGGTGGTTTGTATGAAAGAAGTTAGGACAAGATTTGCCCCAAGCCCGACGGGCTATATGCATATTGGCAACTTAAGAACTGCTATCTATGAATATTTAATTGCCAAATCCCAGGGAGGGAAATTTTTACTGCGAGTTGAAGATACAGATCAGGCCCGTTTTGTTGAAGGGGCTGTGGAAGTTATATTAAAGACGCTTAATATTGTCGGGTTGAGGTATGACGAAGGACCGGATATTGGGGGACCTTATGGGCCCTACGTTCAAAGTCAACGCAAAGCAATCTACAAGGAATATGCCAATAAGCTCGTTGAGTTAAAAGGTGCTTATTATTGCTTTTGTTCTAAAGAAAGAACGGAAAGCTTAGGCAATGACAGCGAGTCTACTACAGTTCCGGCGAAACATAATTGTCAATGTAAGAATTTAAGTGCCCAAGAAGTCTCCGAAAAGTTTAGAAATCATGAATCCTATGTAGTGCGTCAATGGATTCCTGCGGAAGGTTCCACAGAGTTTCATGATCTTGTCTATGGAACGGTTTCCGTAGAAAATTCCGAACTTGATGAAGGCGTGCTCTTAAAATCCGATGGCCTTCCTACCTATAATTTTG is a window encoding:
- a CDS encoding (deoxy)nucleoside triphosphate pyrophosphohydrolase — its product is MKEVSAAIILKDRKVLIAQRAPGENLEGKWEFPGGKIEPGETAEECLIREIREEFDVDVDVLGFFGESIYDYPNGTIKLLAYTCRWLSGVFTLKVHSLIEWVDPEELDNFDIAPADIPLAERLKSRVKVL
- a CDS encoding DUF1657 domain-containing protein yields the protein MTVGTQMTQAIATVQSAAATMKTFALETQDQQAKKTFEQLAQTFDSALDVLKGREQYIQQQEPQYKQS
- the spoVAE gene encoding stage V sporulation protein AE, whose translation is MEKFLWAFLIGGGICVIGQLILDGLKLTPAHTTCALVVVGAVLGGLGLYDPLIKFAGAGASIPISSFGNSLVKGALKEYSSDGPIGVLTGIFEVTSAGISAAIIFGFLGALIFRPKG
- the spoVAD gene encoding stage V sporulation protein AD, with product MLQGHQSWLFDSKPAIIASAAVGGPREARGALAADFDLLHEDIWLGQDSFEKAERKLQEQASELAIKKASLKKEDVQFLLSGDLINQTVPSSFAARTLGVPFLGLYGACSTSMEGLALASQLIDSKFAKNVLVCTSSHNAASEKQYRYPTEYGAQKPPTAQWTVTGSGAALVSDQGEGPRVTSATIGRVIDMGLSDPFNMGAAMAPAAVDTIEAHFRDLRRDPSYYDLIATGDLGRVGHRIAGDLLVKHGLEIPKEIFTDCGILIYKEDQPVVLAGGSGCACAATTTFGHFLNRMRKGELSKILVVATGALLSPMSFQQKESIPCVAHAVSIEL
- the spoVAC gene encoding stage V sporulation protein AC, producing MSDKKKKKLSPTQQEYQKFAQDREPKRPIFLNCIKAFFVGGLICVIAQAIQMFFVSYYHFSQENAGNPTGAVIIIITVILTGLGVFDHIAQWAGAGTIIPVTGFANTIASASIEHRSEGYVLGVGGNMFKLAGPVIVYGVFSAFVVSLVVITLRALGVM
- a CDS encoding DUF421 domain-containing protein, with translation MQETLNTILKSLALFCIAWLAIRLIGKRNITRVKPFNFLSYVILAVVVSLMSLNLITLSSGLVVLLTWVILPLALDYLAIKSQVIHQFINGKETVLIKHGKIMEENLLQLRMTGEDLLAELRSKNIFNLPDVEFAVMESNGEINVYLKADKKPVTAHDIGQKVAPQAEPQTVIMDGNILVEPLSSLGLNPEWLKTELDKMGVALENVFLCQVDSSGELFLDLFNDAVEIPQPKVKELLYANLEKIQADLMTFSLQTNNKSAKGMYIRNSEKLDHLLNKIRPYLLH
- a CDS encoding DUF1657 domain-containing protein, with the protein product MTVASQVKQTLASLKGVQGTLRTYTIQAKDKHAQSVYNNSLEITDVIIKDLEDRLKILEFEEPQYKGN
- a CDS encoding methyl-accepting chemotaxis protein; translation: MTKFQAYQLIVSEIQQLFNDDVAVTLFDTEKIVAYYPGKTIDTKARIGNPPTPGSNVLEALTSGKRVVRRIPKELFGVPFVGIALPIMEDSEIVGCLAVACSIELYDNLFSTGKEILETVVKISSSAQNLSGGTEELAATIRRIDNETEHVSTEMNRTNELTQQIKKISKQSNILGLNAAIEASRAGEHGRGFAIVSEEVRRLASDTDVSTKAIDNNVQVVQSSVQLLIDAIKQLTAVTENHAGEVAEIAQSLERIERMAKSLVEMGKK
- the sigK gene encoding RNA polymerase sporulation sigma factor SigK yields the protein MFLQALLMSFALSVLKGASLLVSYINNNSFPHPLNKEEELRYLQILETNRTNPSLNDSAFHKSIETARNKLIEHNLRLVAHVVKKYEGPEERTEDLFSIGIVGLVKAINTFNLTKGAKLSTYAARCINNEILMHFRILKKRRGEMSIYTPIGQDNNDGELSILESLSAENTPIPEQIAEEEDQRLLLENVKKLPTLDRQVLHLRFGLLEGNEHSQQEIADILGISRSYVSRIEKRAIQTLTLEMKDSLPQ
- a CDS encoding CarD family transcriptional regulator; translated protein: MFNVGDKVVYPMHGAGIIESIEEREVLGEKSQYYVMHLPVGNMKLFIPLKNVENLGLRQVISPTMVKDVLEVLKTKDTANTLAWNRRYRANLEKIKSGNIFEVANVVRSLAQRESEKGLSTGEKKMYENACQILISELVLTEGSEEDAVRQWLSKALA
- a CDS encoding PIN/TRAM domain-containing protein, coding for MIRNLIRGIITLLFGAIGFYVDYLLLRLDVLQSFRWSFSPVWTYVTMILLFASLGFLVAPMIIRSVLKLMRWMDSRLTKVPTHDLMGGTIGGIIGLIISSLFSNSFIIIPFFGPLLAVLLSLFLGYLGFTIGMKRKEDVLGFLNFIPKFRDRGDKQKESKVGQVSENGESKEQHPNYKILDTSVIIDGRIADIVKTGFIEGTLLIPSFVLEELRHIADSSDLLKRNRGRRGLDILNQISKETAINVHIHEQDFEDINEVDSKLVRLGQVLDSPLLTNDYNLNKVAELQGVKVLNINELANSLKPIVLPGEEMLVQVMKEGKEPGQGVAYLDDGTMIVVDTGRRYMGQNITVLVTSVLQTAAGRMIFAKPKSSLEKKSMGLRPTDEVNAIG
- the ispD gene encoding 2-C-methyl-D-erythritol 4-phosphate cytidylyltransferase, translating into MANLGIVIPAAGQGKRMGAGCNKQFLQLKGQPILIHAVRVFQMSDYVSEIVIVGAENDLALIKELVDHYKLDKVVSVCQGGAQRQDSVRSGVLALSPAIQRVVVHDGARPLLTLKDFHRFLQEAEGFSAAIMGIQVKDTIKQVNNSGIVTDTLPRELLRAVQTPQIFERNKLEEAHMRAASVGYYGTDDASLLEWIGYPVQMIEGSLENIKVTTPEDLWLSERILAMREK
- the ispF gene encoding 2-C-methyl-D-erythritol 2,4-cyclodiphosphate synthase encodes the protein MKIRVGIGYDVHALVEGRPLILGGVEIPYERGLLGHSDADVLIHALMDALLGALAQGDIGAHFPDHDPRYAGISSLLLLEQVAQLIKGQGYCIGNIDTIIVAERPKLAPFILQMRSNLARALEIEIGCVSVKATTTEHLGFEGRSEGIGAQAIVGLEKDKA